ATCCGGGCCCAATCTGCTGGGCCCCGCCCCGCCACCGGGCGGCGCCGCGCGTTTCGATATCCTCGCCCGCGTCAGTGCCGCGCTGCCGCCCCTGTTCCTCTGCCACGCGATGGACGACCGCACCGTGCCAGTCAGCCAAAGCATCGCGCTGATGGAGGCCGCGCGGCGCCATCGCGTGCCGGTCGAGGCGCATTTCCTCGAGCGCGGCGGCCATGGTTTCGGGGCGCTCAACCTGCCCGCGGCCAATCCCGGCGCGAAGTGGCTCGACTGGTTCGCGGCGTGGACCGCGACGCACGTCCGATAGCATCAATGTTCTTGAAATGTTCCGTCCGCGAGCGTAGTTTCAGCGGATGGCAAAGACCCGCCCCGTGCGCGGGGCCACGCATAACCGCGAAAGTATTCGCTTCAACCTGCCCGAGCGGGAGGCCGATGGCGACTGGCTCGACGCGCGCGAGGATATCGACGGCGAGCTGCCGCCGCTGCGCACCACGGTGACGGTCGAGAAGCCGAAGACGATCCTGACGCGCAACCAGTCGCCCGACATCGCCTTCGACCGGTCGGTGAACCCCTATCGCGGGTGCGAGCATGGCTGCATCTATTGCTTCGCGCGGCCGACGCATGCCTATCACGACCTGTCGCCGGGGCTGGATTTCGAGACCAAGCTGTTCGCCAAGCCCGACGCCCCCGCCCTGCTGCGCGACACGCTGGCGAAGCGCGGCTATGTCTGCCAGCCGATCGCGTTCGGCACCAACACCGATCCCTACCAGCCGATCGAGGCGGAATGGCGGATCACGCGGGGCTGCATCGAGGTGCTGGCCGAGTGCAACCACCCGATCACCATCACCACCAAGTCCGACCGGGTGACGCGCGACATCGACCTGCTCGCCCCGATGGCGGCGAATGGGCTGGCGGCGGTGATGATCTCGGTCACCTCGCTCGATCCGAAGGTCGCGCGCACGGTCGAGCCGCGCGCGCCGCATCCCGAGCGGCGGCTGGCGGCGGTGGCGAAGCTGCGTGCGGCGGGCATCCCGGTCTATGTCTCGCTCTCGCCGGTGATCCCGCAGATCACCGATCACGAGATGGAGCATATCATGGAGCGCGCGGCGGAGGCCGGGGCGCTGGGCTGCTTCTACCTCCCCGTGCGGCTGCCGCACGAGGTGGCGCCGCTGTTCCGCGCGTGGCTCGACACGCATTTCCCCGACCGCGCGGGCAAGGTGATGGCGACGATCCAGTCGATCCGCGGCGGGCGCGACAACGACCCCGATTTCCACACGCGCTTTCGCGGCCAGGGACCCTGGGCTGAGCTGCTGCGCACCCGCTTCAAGCGCGCGGCGCGGCGCTATGGCCTCGACAAGGAATATATCCCGCTTCGCCGCGACCTGTTCCGGCCGCCGGCAGGGGCGCAGGGGGAGCTGTTCTAGTTGCGTCACGGCGACCGCCGCGCGATGTTCGCGGCGATGCGGTCAATGCGGCTTCCCTCCTGGTGGCGCCAGGCGCTGCTCTATGGCGCCTTGCTGGCGCTCGGCACGGCATTGCTGCAATGGCTCGACTATCGCTGGCTCGCGCGCAGCCATTCGATCGAGCTCTACCTGCTGGTCGTTGCGGCCGCCTTTCTCGCGATCGGCCTCCTGATCGGCGCGCGCGTACTCGGCCGTAGCGCCCCGCCCCGCCCTGATGGCAATCCCGCCGCGCAAGCATCGCTCGGCATCAGCGAGCGCGAGATGACCGTGCTGCGCGAGCTCGCGGCGGGCCATGCCAACAAGCAGATCGCGCGCAATCTCGGCATCTCGCCCAATACCGTGAAGACGCATGTCGCGCGCCTGTTCGAGAAGCTCGGGGCCAGTCGTCGCACTGAAGCGCTTGCCCGCGCCCGCGAGCTGGGGCTGCTCGGCTGAGCAACCGTGTCCGGCCGCAGGCGTTGTGTCGCGATCCGGGAGGATGGAATGCGCTGGAACGATCGAACCCTGGCAATGCTGTGGATCGCCGCGATGCTCGGCTGCGGTGTCACGCCCGCAAGTGCGCAATATACCATCGATACCGCGATCCAGGGCTCGGTGCTGGGCGAGACCCGCAAGATCGATGGGAAGGCGAGGCCAAGCCAGCGCATGACGGCGGAGCAGCGCGCCTTCTGGAAGAAATATTGCGCGCGCTGGCCTGAGGGCGGTTCGTGCGACCGCTATCGCCGCGAAGTCGCGCGCTATCCGGATCGCAGGCGCTAGCTTCCCGTCATTCCTTCGGGCGAGA
This is a stretch of genomic DNA from Sphingomonas sp. BT-65. It encodes these proteins:
- a CDS encoding response regulator transcription factor, with translation MRLPSWWRQALLYGALLALGTALLQWLDYRWLARSHSIELYLLVVAAAFLAIGLLIGARVLGRSAPPRPDGNPAAQASLGISEREMTVLRELAAGHANKQIARNLGISPNTVKTHVARLFEKLGASRRTEALARARELGLLG
- a CDS encoding PA0069 family radical SAM protein — protein: MAKTRPVRGATHNRESIRFNLPEREADGDWLDAREDIDGELPPLRTTVTVEKPKTILTRNQSPDIAFDRSVNPYRGCEHGCIYCFARPTHAYHDLSPGLDFETKLFAKPDAPALLRDTLAKRGYVCQPIAFGTNTDPYQPIEAEWRITRGCIEVLAECNHPITITTKSDRVTRDIDLLAPMAANGLAAVMISVTSLDPKVARTVEPRAPHPERRLAAVAKLRAAGIPVYVSLSPVIPQITDHEMEHIMERAAEAGALGCFYLPVRLPHEVAPLFRAWLDTHFPDRAGKVMATIQSIRGGRDNDPDFHTRFRGQGPWAELLRTRFKRAARRYGLDKEYIPLRRDLFRPPAGAQGELF